The following are encoded together in the Pempheris klunzingeri isolate RE-2024b chromosome 24, fPemKlu1.hap1, whole genome shotgun sequence genome:
- the LOC139223837 gene encoding SLAIN motif-containing protein 1-like, producing MEAAVLNLAMMTEVDCNSNTLNAELEVKKLQELVRKLERQNEQLRTRASGCSGGPLALQASPAFVLGGAGGYCLPSPLPTLLCQASLGSFAAPEEPFDYFQPHTGGDEAEDASEPSVLDDVELLDLNSLSCSDETDETWLYSSSRAGESAEESLTPLQWCRQVLDCPKSEVEAARRSLSLRLEQVSRWRSSLSSPSPSSSPGPPLSRVAGVSPISASPPAKPCSTPQSSDRYAPSFSSPLHPALHQTLSPVGKELSPVAERTPTFFPHSRSRSLRRSAALSPQSSMDSDLGSSEVEDDSITLGYKLQDLTDVQVMARLQEESLRQDYASTSSVLANRRSQSFSFQLSQLSAGPDLEEEDEEDDEDYGLLPPPQPRLTRLPHSHTFSSIRDWRRSTSCLATPPSTPSTPPYPSAGFVFQPQPQAQPPGLGLGNFSVAEQQGFRPGSAEYENKLRRSMPNLVRAPSMPSVPIPTNPSASPSLLRNSQSFDSSSGLARLQSSIPSPGHLQNRVQSVGNFTSLSRQPLKATAYVSPTIKGSASMPTSTSLQSLSCSGGGGSGIPTLSKPPSGGGAPTSTPATPRSGLPRPSSFVGTTSSTPRKLAQPARSLLTPPKSLSTLSALRDSTWRDGCY from the exons ATGGAGGCTGCGGTACTGAACCTCGCGATGATGACGGAGGTGGACTGCAACAGCAACACCCTGAACGCCGAGCTGGAGGTGAAGAAGCTGCAGGAGCTGGTGCGGAAGCTGGAGCGGCAGAACGAGCAGCTGCGGACGCGGGCGAGCGGCTGCTCCGGCGGCCCGCTCGCGCTGCAGGCGTCCCCGGCGTTCGTGCTCGGCGGCGCCGGGGGGTACTGCCTCCCCAGCCCGCTGCCCACGCTCCTCTGTCAGGCGTCCTTGGGGTCCTTCGCGGCCCCGGAGGAGCCTTTCGACTATTTCCAGCCGCACACAGGGGGGGACGAGGCGGAGGACGCGTCCGAGCCGTCGGTTCTGGATGATGTGGAACTTTTGGACTTGAATTCTCTGTCCTGCTCAGATGAGACAGATGAAACATG GTTATATTCGTCATCCAGAGCCGGCGAGTCCGCGGAGGAGTCCCTCACACCTCTGCAGTGGTGCCGGCAGGTCCTGGACTGTCCCAAATCAGAGGTGGAGGCCGCCAGGCGGTCGCTGTCCCTCCGGCTGGAACAAG tCTCCAGGTGGCGGAGCTCCCTGTCCagcccctctccctcctcctccccaggcCCCCCTCTGAGTCGAGTGGCCGGAGTGTCACCCATCAGTGCTTCCCCCCCGGCCAAACCCTGCTCCACCCCGCAGTCGTCTGATAGATATG ctccATCCTTCTCCTCCCCGCTCCACCCGGCCCTCCACCAGACCCTGAGTCCTGTAGGGAAGGAGCTCTCCCCCGTAGCTGAGAGGACTCCCACGTTCTTCCCTCATAGCCGCA GCCGCAGCCTCCGGCGCTCAGCAGCCCTCAGCCCCCAGTCATCCATGGACAGCGACCTCGGGTCCTCGGAGGTGGAGGACGACTCCATCACTCTGGGATACAAACTGCAAGACCTCACTGACGTCCAGGTCATGGCCCGACTGCAGGAGGAGA GCCTACGACAGGACTACGCCAGCACGTCGTCCGTCCTGGCCAACCGCCGCAGCCAGAGCTTCAGCTtccagctcagccagctcagcgCCGGCCCcgacctggaggaggaagacgaggaggacgaCGAAGACTACGGCCTCCTGCCCCCGCCGCAGCCACGCCTCACCCGCCTGCCGCACTCCCACACCTTCTCCAGCATCAGAGACTGGCGAAGAAGCACAAGCTGCCTGGCCACCCCTCCttccaccccctccacccctccctaCCCTTCCGCTGGGTTCGTCTTTCAACCTCAGCCCCAAGCCCAGCCCCCGGGACTGGGTCTGGGCAACTTCAGCGTAGCCGAGCAGCAGGGCTTCAGACCAGGATCAG CCGAATATGAGA ATAAGCTGCGGAGGAGCATGCCTAACCTTGTCAGAGCTCCCAGCATGCCCAGTGTGCCCATTCCAACCAATCCTAGTGCTTCCCCTTCTTTGCTTCGTAACAGCCAGAGCTTTGATTCGTCCAGCGGGCTGGCCCGACTGCAGTCCTCCA TCCCCTCCCCAGGCCACCTGCAGAACAGGGTCCAGAGCGTCGGGAACTTCACTTCGTTGTCACGGCAACCGCTGAAAGCCACCGCCTACGTCAGTCCCACCATCAAGGGCTCGGCCTCGATGCCGACCTCCACCAGCCTCCAgtctctgagctgcagcggCGGGGGGGGCAGCGGGATCCCCACACTCAGTAAACCACCCAGCGGAGGGGGGGCGCCCACCTCCACTCCGGCCACTCCCCGCAGCGGCCTGCCCCGCCCCTCCTCCTTTGTTGGCACCACAAGCTCCACCCCCCGCAAATTGGCCCAACCTGCACGAAG TTTACTGACGCCTCCAAAGAGCTTGTCCACCCTCAGTGCCCTTCGTGACAGCACCTGGAGAGACGGCTGCTACTGA